In one Conger conger chromosome 5, fConCon1.1, whole genome shotgun sequence genomic region, the following are encoded:
- the senp6a gene encoding sentrin-specific protease 6 isoform X4 translates to MSEAGEQRDPTPEGKKSPPLKPFCTSDSLKTYERRPNQLRMYKGSGGGLNRLGVGKAISETQPAVTSPGPNRANYFILSPAPSPGVLVQGRLFQHANAPAVIRKASQSNHDLKERKDFTTQPIQRVDIDSIILTCPEVPAASSLVLGGDIKRRIQSKRSTPLEASGSFVSPAKKVEALDPQDYFTVCGKCSKQSENHVKCQNCGNALVPDSPARAEPASPLARPPARPQAAVGPNNLLAKSFYGPASVRSQRVDVVMSPPVRITRGSLVLPRNGRAVGYSPYAAKGPKGSKRQPAAKQNELNDPIVLSSDDDEEEEEDMDNGSTGSVSRMDSISPRPADSAHSSPAPSGGRVEAAVKGRSEQEEITDTYITDSISKLPAPRKHRMKDQFGNMVPDETNHSPTLTKRRKVSLSYRLDSIILDCRSVRVGTLRRMVTKPVIFTVEYIQIETAAPDQDGPEKVKLRASELTSCEWCSTRKLPSIFLQTTPAEGQRLRSQLKMSQDEGGVWYDCNSTSTEEKYIVLIFETGLSMHEQVILEDILQEISRANNLSDFPAKLTFEEANVRLVQYNRLKGKTSDSAIQRRMSTRLRDFFDEDEDEDDMAELHPTFAGPVVKLIVYPPPPAKGGISVTNEDLHCLNNGEFLNDVIIDFYLKYLFMEKLKKEDAHRSHVFSSFFYKRLNQRERRNVPDTANLPIQKRKHNRVKTWTRHVDLFQKDFIFVPINESAHWYLAVICFPGLEGARFEPGPLPQAPPQAPADGSAGEEPAAQGEEQQQASANEEPEGRSETTPTPGSADASSESDSNSEQARGGASSNDGAPEGKDAPGDGQNGQADAQPHYTDGLHRISVCYGSKDGAEDTCTFSDDQSSSQDECSEDGAMSDDTINYAENAEWTSRPTVCKQPCILIMDSLRGPTRSTVVKTLREYLEVEWEVRKGTQRSFGKEVMRGSSPRVPQQDNFSDCGVYILQYVESFFESPLPSFHLPMNLTDWFPQQRMKKKREEIKDLILAIQSQQQMDKKGPTQGQGSAPPTDPKEGSAPGPDAQDTAVSS, encoded by the exons ATGAGCGAGGCAGGTGAGCAGAGGGACCCTACACCAGAGGGAAAGAAG TCCCCTCCCTTGAAACCATTTTGCACAAGCGACAGTCTGAAAACATATGAACGAAGGCCAAATCAATTAAGGATGTATAAAGGGAGTGGCGGTGGGCTGAACAGGCTGGGAGTCGGCAAGGCCATAAG TGAAACCCAACCTGCTGTGACGTCGCCGGGACCCAACAGAGCTAACTATTTTATCCTCAGTCCTGCTCCCTCACCCGGCGTGCTGGTTCAGGGCCGGCTCTTCCAGCACGCCAACGCCCCCGCTGTCATACGAAAGGCCTCCCAGAG CAACCACGACTTGAAGGAGAG GAAGGACTTCACAACCCAGCCGATCCAAAGAGTAGATATAGACAGCATCATCCTCACCTGTCCAGAAGTCCCAG CTGCCAGCAGCCTGGTTCTTGGAGGCGACATCAAACGGCGAATCCAGAGCAAGCGGAGTACGCCACTGGAAGCATCCGGAAGCTTTGTGTCGCCGGCCAAGAAAGTGGAG GCCCTGGATCCGCAGGACTACTTCACGGTGTGCGGGAAGTGCAGCAAACAAAGCGAGAACCACGTGAAGTGTCAGAACTGCGGCAACGCCCTGGTCCCGGACTCCCCTGCCCGGGCGGAACCGGCCTCCCCGCTGGCCCggccgcccgcccgcccccagGCCGCCGTGGGACCCAACAACCTGCTCGCCAAGAGCTTCTACGGCCCGGCATCGGTGCGCTCCCAGCGGGTGGACGTGGTGATGAGCCCCCCGGTGCGGATCACCCGGGGGAGCCTGGTGCTGCCGCGCAACGGGAGGGCCGTCGGCTACAGCCCCTACGCCGCCAAGGGCCCCAAAGGCAGCAAGAGGCAGCCGGCCGCCAAGCAGAACGAGCTCAACGACCCAA TCGTGCTCTCCAGCGACGacgacgaggaagaggaggaggacatGGACAACGGCAGCACGGGCAGCGTCAGCCGAATGGACAGCATCTCCCCACGGCCCGCAGACTCCGCACACTCCTCACCAGCGCCCTCTGGAGGCAGGGTGGAGGCAGCGGTGAAAGGCAGGTCGGAGCAGGAGGAGATAACGGACACCTACATCACGGACAGCATCTCGAAGCTTCCGGCACCGCGGAAGCACCGTATGAAAGACCAA TTTGGAAACATGGTACCAGATGAAACCAACCACAGCCCCACCCTGACGAAACGGCGGAAAGTCAGCTTGTCGTACAGGCTGGACAGCATCATCCTGGACTGCAGGAGCGTACGGGTGGGAACTCTACGCAGGATGGTCACCAAGCCTGTCATT ttcacAGTAGAGTACATTCAGATTGAAACTGCAG cccctgaCCAGGACGGTCCAGAGAAGGTGAAGCTGAGGGCTTCGGAGCTGACCAGCTGCGAGTGGTGCAGCACCCGAAAGCTGCCCTCCATCTTCCTCCAGACCACCCCAGCCGAGGGCCAGCGCCTCCGCTCCCAGCTCAAGATGTCGCAGGACGAGGGCGGGGTGTGGTATGACTGCAACAGCACAA GCACGGAAGAGAAGTACATCGTCCTGATCTTCGAGACGGGGCTGTCGATGCACGAGCAGGTGATCCTGGAGGACATCCTCCAGGAAATCAGCAGGGCGAACAACCTGAGCGATTTCCCAGCCAAGCTGACGTTTGAGGAGGCCAACGTCAGGCTTGTGCAGTACAACCGGTTGAAAGGAAAG ACTTCTGATTCGGCCATCCAGAGGAGGATGTCCACTCGCCTCCGGGACTTCTTCGATGAAGACGAGGATGAGGACGACATGGCCGAGCTTCACCCCACCTTCGCCGGACCAGTCGTGAA GTTGATAGTTTATCCTCCTCCGCCAGCCAAAGGGGGCATATCCGTCACCAACGAAGACCTCCACTGCCTCAACAACGGGGAGTTCCTGAACGATGTTATCATCGACTTTTACTTGAA gTATTTGTTTATGgagaagttaaaaaaagaagacgCACACAGGAGTCACGTCTTCAGTTCTTTCTTTTACAAGAGACTcaaccagagagagaggagaaatgtACCGGACACAGCTAATCTACC GATACAGAAGAGGAAGCACAACAGAGTAAAAACATGGACCCGCCACGTCGACCTCTTTCAGAAGGATTTCATTTTCGTCCCCATTAACGAGTC GGCTCACTGGTACTTGGCTGTGATCTGCTTCCCGGGTCTGGAGGGTGCGCGTTTCGAGCCCGGCCCTCTGCCCCAGGCCCCACCCCAGGCCCCGGCGGACGGCTCCGCGGGGGAGGAGCCAGCGGCCCAGggggaggagcagcagcaggcctCGGCCAACGAGGAGCCGGAGGGCCGTTCGGAGACCACGCCCACGCCGGGCAGCGCTGACGCCTCCTCGGAGAGCGACTCCAATAGCGAGCAGGCCAGGGGCGGGGCCTCGTCCAACGACGGAGCCCCGGAGGGCAAGGATGCTCCCGGCGACGGGCAGAACGGCCAAGCCGACGCTCAGCCACACTACACAG ATGGCTTGCACCGAATCAGTGTATGCTATGGATCAAAGGACGGTGCTGAAGATACGTGCACCTTTTCAGATGACCAAAGTTCCAGTCAG GACGAGTGCAGCGAGGATGGAGCAATGTCTGATGACACAATCAACTATGCAGAGAATGCAGAGTGGACCTCCAGACCCACCGTCTGTAAACA GCCTTGTATTCTGATCATGGACTCATTACGGGGCCCTACCAGGTCAACAGTGGTGAAGACTTTAAGAGA GTACCTGGAGGTGGAGTGGGAGGTGAGGAAAGGGACCCAGAGGAGTTTTGGGAAGGAGGTGATGAGGGGGTCCAGCCCGCGCGTGCCCCAGCAGGACAACTTCAGCGACTGCGGCGTGTACATCCTGCAGTACGTGGAGAGCTTCTTCGAG AGTCCACTCCCAAGTTTCCATCTGCCCATGAACTTAACAGACTGGTTCCCACAGCAACGGATGAAGAAGAAACGCGAAGAGATTAAAGATCTCATTCTGGCTATCCAGAGCCAGCAACAAATGGACAAGAAGGGTCCAACCCAGGGTCAAGGGTCAGCCCCGCCCACCGACCCCAAGGAGGGGTCCGCCCCCGGGCCTGACGCACAGGACACCGCCGTGAGCTCCTGA
- the senp6a gene encoding sentrin-specific protease 6 isoform X3, whose translation MTVRFTATLSSTLNRSEARKDGGFKQNWSFSHCDGSEEKKTDSSLVTMSEAGEQRDPTPEGKKSPPLKPFCTSDSLKTYERRPNQLRMYKGSGGGLNRLGVGKAISETQPAVTSPGPNRANYFILSPAPSPGVLVQGRLFQHANAPAVIRKASQRKDFTTQPIQRVDIDSIILTCPEVPAASSLVLGGDIKRRIQSKRSTPLEASGSFVSPAKKVEALDPQDYFTVCGKCSKQSENHVKCQNCGNALVPDSPARAEPASPLARPPARPQAAVGPNNLLAKSFYGPASVRSQRVDVVMSPPVRITRGSLVLPRNGRAVGYSPYAAKGPKGSKRQPAAKQNELNDPIVLSSDDDEEEEEDMDNGSTGSVSRMDSISPRPADSAHSSPAPSGGRVEAAVKGRSEQEEITDTYITDSISKLPAPRKHRMKDQFGNMVPDETNHSPTLTKRRKVSLSYRLDSIILDCRSVRVGTLRRMVTKPVIFTVEYIQIETAAPDQDGPEKVKLRASELTSCEWCSTRKLPSIFLQTTPAEGQRLRSQLKMSQDEGGVWYDCNSTSTEEKYIVLIFETGLSMHEQVILEDILQEISRANNLSDFPAKLTFEEANVRLVQYNRLKGKTSDSAIQRRMSTRLRDFFDEDEDEDDMAELHPTFAGPVVKLIVYPPPPAKGGISVTNEDLHCLNNGEFLNDVIIDFYLKYLFMEKLKKEDAHRSHVFSSFFYKRLNQRERRNVPDTANLPIQKRKHNRVKTWTRHVDLFQKDFIFVPINESAHWYLAVICFPGLEGARFEPGPLPQAPPQAPADGSAGEEPAAQGEEQQQASANEEPEGRSETTPTPGSADASSESDSNSEQARGGASSNDGAPEGKDAPGDGQNGQADAQPHYTDGLHRISVCYGSKDGAEDTCTFSDDQSSSQDECSEDGAMSDDTINYAENAEWTSRPTVCKQPCILIMDSLRGPTRSTVVKTLREYLEVEWEVRKGTQRSFGKEVMRGSSPRVPQQDNFSDCGVYILQYVESFFESPLPSFHLPMNLTDWFPQQRMKKKREEIKDLILAIQSQQQMDKKGPTQGQGSAPPTDPKEGSAPGPDAQDTAVSS comes from the exons ATGACTGTCAGATTTACAGCAACCCTGTCTTCAA CTCTAAATAGATCTGAGGCCAGGAAAGATGGCGGTTTCAAGCAAAACTGGAGCTTTTCTCATTGTGATGGCAGTGAAGAGAAGAAGACTGA CTCTTCCCTGGTGACCATGAGCGAGGCAGGTGAGCAGAGGGACCCTACACCAGAGGGAAAGAAG TCCCCTCCCTTGAAACCATTTTGCACAAGCGACAGTCTGAAAACATATGAACGAAGGCCAAATCAATTAAGGATGTATAAAGGGAGTGGCGGTGGGCTGAACAGGCTGGGAGTCGGCAAGGCCATAAG TGAAACCCAACCTGCTGTGACGTCGCCGGGACCCAACAGAGCTAACTATTTTATCCTCAGTCCTGCTCCCTCACCCGGCGTGCTGGTTCAGGGCCGGCTCTTCCAGCACGCCAACGCCCCCGCTGTCATACGAAAGGCCTCCCAGAG GAAGGACTTCACAACCCAGCCGATCCAAAGAGTAGATATAGACAGCATCATCCTCACCTGTCCAGAAGTCCCAG CTGCCAGCAGCCTGGTTCTTGGAGGCGACATCAAACGGCGAATCCAGAGCAAGCGGAGTACGCCACTGGAAGCATCCGGAAGCTTTGTGTCGCCGGCCAAGAAAGTGGAG GCCCTGGATCCGCAGGACTACTTCACGGTGTGCGGGAAGTGCAGCAAACAAAGCGAGAACCACGTGAAGTGTCAGAACTGCGGCAACGCCCTGGTCCCGGACTCCCCTGCCCGGGCGGAACCGGCCTCCCCGCTGGCCCggccgcccgcccgcccccagGCCGCCGTGGGACCCAACAACCTGCTCGCCAAGAGCTTCTACGGCCCGGCATCGGTGCGCTCCCAGCGGGTGGACGTGGTGATGAGCCCCCCGGTGCGGATCACCCGGGGGAGCCTGGTGCTGCCGCGCAACGGGAGGGCCGTCGGCTACAGCCCCTACGCCGCCAAGGGCCCCAAAGGCAGCAAGAGGCAGCCGGCCGCCAAGCAGAACGAGCTCAACGACCCAA TCGTGCTCTCCAGCGACGacgacgaggaagaggaggaggacatGGACAACGGCAGCACGGGCAGCGTCAGCCGAATGGACAGCATCTCCCCACGGCCCGCAGACTCCGCACACTCCTCACCAGCGCCCTCTGGAGGCAGGGTGGAGGCAGCGGTGAAAGGCAGGTCGGAGCAGGAGGAGATAACGGACACCTACATCACGGACAGCATCTCGAAGCTTCCGGCACCGCGGAAGCACCGTATGAAAGACCAA TTTGGAAACATGGTACCAGATGAAACCAACCACAGCCCCACCCTGACGAAACGGCGGAAAGTCAGCTTGTCGTACAGGCTGGACAGCATCATCCTGGACTGCAGGAGCGTACGGGTGGGAACTCTACGCAGGATGGTCACCAAGCCTGTCATT ttcacAGTAGAGTACATTCAGATTGAAACTGCAG cccctgaCCAGGACGGTCCAGAGAAGGTGAAGCTGAGGGCTTCGGAGCTGACCAGCTGCGAGTGGTGCAGCACCCGAAAGCTGCCCTCCATCTTCCTCCAGACCACCCCAGCCGAGGGCCAGCGCCTCCGCTCCCAGCTCAAGATGTCGCAGGACGAGGGCGGGGTGTGGTATGACTGCAACAGCACAA GCACGGAAGAGAAGTACATCGTCCTGATCTTCGAGACGGGGCTGTCGATGCACGAGCAGGTGATCCTGGAGGACATCCTCCAGGAAATCAGCAGGGCGAACAACCTGAGCGATTTCCCAGCCAAGCTGACGTTTGAGGAGGCCAACGTCAGGCTTGTGCAGTACAACCGGTTGAAAGGAAAG ACTTCTGATTCGGCCATCCAGAGGAGGATGTCCACTCGCCTCCGGGACTTCTTCGATGAAGACGAGGATGAGGACGACATGGCCGAGCTTCACCCCACCTTCGCCGGACCAGTCGTGAA GTTGATAGTTTATCCTCCTCCGCCAGCCAAAGGGGGCATATCCGTCACCAACGAAGACCTCCACTGCCTCAACAACGGGGAGTTCCTGAACGATGTTATCATCGACTTTTACTTGAA gTATTTGTTTATGgagaagttaaaaaaagaagacgCACACAGGAGTCACGTCTTCAGTTCTTTCTTTTACAAGAGACTcaaccagagagagaggagaaatgtACCGGACACAGCTAATCTACC GATACAGAAGAGGAAGCACAACAGAGTAAAAACATGGACCCGCCACGTCGACCTCTTTCAGAAGGATTTCATTTTCGTCCCCATTAACGAGTC GGCTCACTGGTACTTGGCTGTGATCTGCTTCCCGGGTCTGGAGGGTGCGCGTTTCGAGCCCGGCCCTCTGCCCCAGGCCCCACCCCAGGCCCCGGCGGACGGCTCCGCGGGGGAGGAGCCAGCGGCCCAGggggaggagcagcagcaggcctCGGCCAACGAGGAGCCGGAGGGCCGTTCGGAGACCACGCCCACGCCGGGCAGCGCTGACGCCTCCTCGGAGAGCGACTCCAATAGCGAGCAGGCCAGGGGCGGGGCCTCGTCCAACGACGGAGCCCCGGAGGGCAAGGATGCTCCCGGCGACGGGCAGAACGGCCAAGCCGACGCTCAGCCACACTACACAG ATGGCTTGCACCGAATCAGTGTATGCTATGGATCAAAGGACGGTGCTGAAGATACGTGCACCTTTTCAGATGACCAAAGTTCCAGTCAG GACGAGTGCAGCGAGGATGGAGCAATGTCTGATGACACAATCAACTATGCAGAGAATGCAGAGTGGACCTCCAGACCCACCGTCTGTAAACA GCCTTGTATTCTGATCATGGACTCATTACGGGGCCCTACCAGGTCAACAGTGGTGAAGACTTTAAGAGA GTACCTGGAGGTGGAGTGGGAGGTGAGGAAAGGGACCCAGAGGAGTTTTGGGAAGGAGGTGATGAGGGGGTCCAGCCCGCGCGTGCCCCAGCAGGACAACTTCAGCGACTGCGGCGTGTACATCCTGCAGTACGTGGAGAGCTTCTTCGAG AGTCCACTCCCAAGTTTCCATCTGCCCATGAACTTAACAGACTGGTTCCCACAGCAACGGATGAAGAAGAAACGCGAAGAGATTAAAGATCTCATTCTGGCTATCCAGAGCCAGCAACAAATGGACAAGAAGGGTCCAACCCAGGGTCAAGGGTCAGCCCCGCCCACCGACCCCAAGGAGGGGTCCGCCCCCGGGCCTGACGCACAGGACACCGCCGTGAGCTCCTGA
- the senp6a gene encoding sentrin-specific protease 6 isoform X1 has product MTVRFTATLSSTLNRSEARKDGGFKQNWSFSHCDGSEEKKTDSSLVTMSEAGEQRDPTPEGKKSPPLKPFCTSDSLKTYERRPNQLRMYKGSGGGLNRLGVGKAISETQPAVTSPGPNRANYFILSPAPSPGVLVQGRLFQHANAPAVIRKASQSNHDLKERKDFTTQPIQRVDIDSIILTCPEVPAASSLVLGGDIKRRIQSKRSTPLEASGSFVSPAKKVEALDPQDYFTVCGKCSKQSENHVKCQNCGNALVPDSPARAEPASPLARPPARPQAAVGPNNLLAKSFYGPASVRSQRVDVVMSPPVRITRGSLVLPRNGRAVGYSPYAAKGPKGSKRQPAAKQNELNDPIVLSSDDDEEEEEDMDNGSTGSVSRMDSISPRPADSAHSSPAPSGGRVEAAVKGRSEQEEITDTYITDSISKLPAPRKHRMKDQFGNMVPDETNHSPTLTKRRKVSLSYRLDSIILDCRSVRVGTLRRMVTKPVIFTVEYIQIETAAPDQDGPEKVKLRASELTSCEWCSTRKLPSIFLQTTPAEGQRLRSQLKMSQDEGGVWYDCNSTSTEEKYIVLIFETGLSMHEQVILEDILQEISRANNLSDFPAKLTFEEANVRLVQYNRLKGKTSDSAIQRRMSTRLRDFFDEDEDEDDMAELHPTFAGPVVKLIVYPPPPAKGGISVTNEDLHCLNNGEFLNDVIIDFYLKYLFMEKLKKEDAHRSHVFSSFFYKRLNQRERRNVPDTANLPIQKRKHNRVKTWTRHVDLFQKDFIFVPINESAHWYLAVICFPGLEGARFEPGPLPQAPPQAPADGSAGEEPAAQGEEQQQASANEEPEGRSETTPTPGSADASSESDSNSEQARGGASSNDGAPEGKDAPGDGQNGQADAQPHYTDGLHRISVCYGSKDGAEDTCTFSDDQSSSQDECSEDGAMSDDTINYAENAEWTSRPTVCKQPCILIMDSLRGPTRSTVVKTLREYLEVEWEVRKGTQRSFGKEVMRGSSPRVPQQDNFSDCGVYILQYVESFFESPLPSFHLPMNLTDWFPQQRMKKKREEIKDLILAIQSQQQMDKKGPTQGQGSAPPTDPKEGSAPGPDAQDTAVSS; this is encoded by the exons ATGACTGTCAGATTTACAGCAACCCTGTCTTCAA CTCTAAATAGATCTGAGGCCAGGAAAGATGGCGGTTTCAAGCAAAACTGGAGCTTTTCTCATTGTGATGGCAGTGAAGAGAAGAAGACTGA CTCTTCCCTGGTGACCATGAGCGAGGCAGGTGAGCAGAGGGACCCTACACCAGAGGGAAAGAAG TCCCCTCCCTTGAAACCATTTTGCACAAGCGACAGTCTGAAAACATATGAACGAAGGCCAAATCAATTAAGGATGTATAAAGGGAGTGGCGGTGGGCTGAACAGGCTGGGAGTCGGCAAGGCCATAAG TGAAACCCAACCTGCTGTGACGTCGCCGGGACCCAACAGAGCTAACTATTTTATCCTCAGTCCTGCTCCCTCACCCGGCGTGCTGGTTCAGGGCCGGCTCTTCCAGCACGCCAACGCCCCCGCTGTCATACGAAAGGCCTCCCAGAG CAACCACGACTTGAAGGAGAG GAAGGACTTCACAACCCAGCCGATCCAAAGAGTAGATATAGACAGCATCATCCTCACCTGTCCAGAAGTCCCAG CTGCCAGCAGCCTGGTTCTTGGAGGCGACATCAAACGGCGAATCCAGAGCAAGCGGAGTACGCCACTGGAAGCATCCGGAAGCTTTGTGTCGCCGGCCAAGAAAGTGGAG GCCCTGGATCCGCAGGACTACTTCACGGTGTGCGGGAAGTGCAGCAAACAAAGCGAGAACCACGTGAAGTGTCAGAACTGCGGCAACGCCCTGGTCCCGGACTCCCCTGCCCGGGCGGAACCGGCCTCCCCGCTGGCCCggccgcccgcccgcccccagGCCGCCGTGGGACCCAACAACCTGCTCGCCAAGAGCTTCTACGGCCCGGCATCGGTGCGCTCCCAGCGGGTGGACGTGGTGATGAGCCCCCCGGTGCGGATCACCCGGGGGAGCCTGGTGCTGCCGCGCAACGGGAGGGCCGTCGGCTACAGCCCCTACGCCGCCAAGGGCCCCAAAGGCAGCAAGAGGCAGCCGGCCGCCAAGCAGAACGAGCTCAACGACCCAA TCGTGCTCTCCAGCGACGacgacgaggaagaggaggaggacatGGACAACGGCAGCACGGGCAGCGTCAGCCGAATGGACAGCATCTCCCCACGGCCCGCAGACTCCGCACACTCCTCACCAGCGCCCTCTGGAGGCAGGGTGGAGGCAGCGGTGAAAGGCAGGTCGGAGCAGGAGGAGATAACGGACACCTACATCACGGACAGCATCTCGAAGCTTCCGGCACCGCGGAAGCACCGTATGAAAGACCAA TTTGGAAACATGGTACCAGATGAAACCAACCACAGCCCCACCCTGACGAAACGGCGGAAAGTCAGCTTGTCGTACAGGCTGGACAGCATCATCCTGGACTGCAGGAGCGTACGGGTGGGAACTCTACGCAGGATGGTCACCAAGCCTGTCATT ttcacAGTAGAGTACATTCAGATTGAAACTGCAG cccctgaCCAGGACGGTCCAGAGAAGGTGAAGCTGAGGGCTTCGGAGCTGACCAGCTGCGAGTGGTGCAGCACCCGAAAGCTGCCCTCCATCTTCCTCCAGACCACCCCAGCCGAGGGCCAGCGCCTCCGCTCCCAGCTCAAGATGTCGCAGGACGAGGGCGGGGTGTGGTATGACTGCAACAGCACAA GCACGGAAGAGAAGTACATCGTCCTGATCTTCGAGACGGGGCTGTCGATGCACGAGCAGGTGATCCTGGAGGACATCCTCCAGGAAATCAGCAGGGCGAACAACCTGAGCGATTTCCCAGCCAAGCTGACGTTTGAGGAGGCCAACGTCAGGCTTGTGCAGTACAACCGGTTGAAAGGAAAG ACTTCTGATTCGGCCATCCAGAGGAGGATGTCCACTCGCCTCCGGGACTTCTTCGATGAAGACGAGGATGAGGACGACATGGCCGAGCTTCACCCCACCTTCGCCGGACCAGTCGTGAA GTTGATAGTTTATCCTCCTCCGCCAGCCAAAGGGGGCATATCCGTCACCAACGAAGACCTCCACTGCCTCAACAACGGGGAGTTCCTGAACGATGTTATCATCGACTTTTACTTGAA gTATTTGTTTATGgagaagttaaaaaaagaagacgCACACAGGAGTCACGTCTTCAGTTCTTTCTTTTACAAGAGACTcaaccagagagagaggagaaatgtACCGGACACAGCTAATCTACC GATACAGAAGAGGAAGCACAACAGAGTAAAAACATGGACCCGCCACGTCGACCTCTTTCAGAAGGATTTCATTTTCGTCCCCATTAACGAGTC GGCTCACTGGTACTTGGCTGTGATCTGCTTCCCGGGTCTGGAGGGTGCGCGTTTCGAGCCCGGCCCTCTGCCCCAGGCCCCACCCCAGGCCCCGGCGGACGGCTCCGCGGGGGAGGAGCCAGCGGCCCAGggggaggagcagcagcaggcctCGGCCAACGAGGAGCCGGAGGGCCGTTCGGAGACCACGCCCACGCCGGGCAGCGCTGACGCCTCCTCGGAGAGCGACTCCAATAGCGAGCAGGCCAGGGGCGGGGCCTCGTCCAACGACGGAGCCCCGGAGGGCAAGGATGCTCCCGGCGACGGGCAGAACGGCCAAGCCGACGCTCAGCCACACTACACAG ATGGCTTGCACCGAATCAGTGTATGCTATGGATCAAAGGACGGTGCTGAAGATACGTGCACCTTTTCAGATGACCAAAGTTCCAGTCAG GACGAGTGCAGCGAGGATGGAGCAATGTCTGATGACACAATCAACTATGCAGAGAATGCAGAGTGGACCTCCAGACCCACCGTCTGTAAACA GCCTTGTATTCTGATCATGGACTCATTACGGGGCCCTACCAGGTCAACAGTGGTGAAGACTTTAAGAGA GTACCTGGAGGTGGAGTGGGAGGTGAGGAAAGGGACCCAGAGGAGTTTTGGGAAGGAGGTGATGAGGGGGTCCAGCCCGCGCGTGCCCCAGCAGGACAACTTCAGCGACTGCGGCGTGTACATCCTGCAGTACGTGGAGAGCTTCTTCGAG AGTCCACTCCCAAGTTTCCATCTGCCCATGAACTTAACAGACTGGTTCCCACAGCAACGGATGAAGAAGAAACGCGAAGAGATTAAAGATCTCATTCTGGCTATCCAGAGCCAGCAACAAATGGACAAGAAGGGTCCAACCCAGGGTCAAGGGTCAGCCCCGCCCACCGACCCCAAGGAGGGGTCCGCCCCCGGGCCTGACGCACAGGACACCGCCGTGAGCTCCTGA